The Bacteroidota bacterium genome includes a window with the following:
- the radA gene encoding DNA repair protein RadA, whose amino-acid sequence MAKSKTQFVCQVCGNTSFKWLGKCPSCEAWNSYVEELLPTKVKAKVAPKARNTRVSRPQALKEITLASESRVVTGVNEFDRVMGGGIMSGSFVLIAGDPGIGKSTLMTEMAKYLPQSKVLYVTGEESPRQVKIRAERLGVNSENMYLFSETNVERIIDAAQDIEPDILIVDSIQTTFRPDIQSAPGSVSQVRESAAALLQFSKSFETPTFLVGHVTKEGAIAGPRILEHMVDTVLYFEGDRHHAFRILRAVKNRFGSTNEIGVFEMRANGLLEVTNPSEIFLSERSYGASGSTVVCSLEGTRPILVEIQALVTSTSYSTPQRNATGLDARRIQMLLAVLEKREGLRLSGQDVFVNVAGGVRLDEPAVDLGVIMAIASSFRDIPTDTGTVLIGEVGLGGEIRTVSQIEPRLNEAAKLGFERAIIPANNIKGTTIPKGLEVTGADKLSKVLDLVL is encoded by the coding sequence ATGGCTAAAAGCAAAACCCAGTTTGTTTGCCAGGTATGTGGCAACACGTCTTTCAAATGGCTAGGGAAGTGTCCCAGTTGCGAAGCATGGAATTCTTATGTAGAAGAACTGCTACCAACGAAGGTCAAAGCCAAAGTAGCCCCCAAAGCCCGGAATACACGGGTTAGCCGGCCCCAGGCACTCAAAGAAATTACCCTCGCCAGCGAAAGCCGCGTAGTTACCGGTGTAAATGAATTTGACAGGGTAATGGGCGGCGGCATCATGAGCGGCTCGTTTGTACTGATTGCCGGCGACCCTGGCATAGGCAAAAGTACCCTGATGACCGAAATGGCCAAGTACCTGCCCCAAAGCAAGGTGCTGTACGTCACCGGAGAGGAGTCGCCGCGTCAGGTAAAAATTCGTGCCGAGCGGCTGGGCGTGAATAGCGAAAACATGTACCTGTTTTCAGAAACCAACGTTGAGCGTATTATTGATGCAGCGCAGGATATTGAGCCGGATATTCTGATTGTAGACTCCATCCAGACAACCTTCCGACCTGATATCCAGAGTGCCCCGGGCTCCGTGAGCCAGGTTAGGGAATCTGCTGCGGCCCTCCTGCAGTTTTCCAAGTCTTTTGAAACGCCGACCTTTTTGGTCGGCCACGTTACCAAAGAAGGGGCAATTGCCGGCCCGCGTATCCTTGAGCACATGGTTGACACGGTGCTCTATTTTGAGGGCGACCGCCACCACGCCTTTCGCATCCTGCGCGCTGTTAAAAACAGGTTTGGATCAACCAATGAGATTGGTGTCTTTGAAATGCGGGCAAACGGCCTGCTTGAAGTGACCAACCCGAGTGAGATTTTTCTTTCTGAGCGCAGCTACGGCGCAAGCGGCTCTACCGTGGTATGCTCTCTTGAAGGCACCCGCCCTATTCTTGTAGAAATTCAAGCGCTGGTCACCTCAACGTCTTACAGCACGCCGCAGCGCAACGCAACCGGATTGGATGCACGCCGCATTCAGATGCTCCTTGCTGTGCTGGAAAAGCGGGAAGGGCTACGCTTATCCGGACAAGATGTGTTTGTCAACGTAGCCGGCGGCGTGCGGCTCGACGAGCCGGCTGTTGACCTCGGCGTCATCATGGCCATTGCGTCATCTTTTCGCGATATCCCGACAGACACCGGCACTGTCTTGATTGGCGAAGTTGGCCTGGGGGGTGAAATCCGAACTGTAAGCCAGATCGAACCGCGCCTGAACGAAGCCGCAAAGCTTGGCTTCGAACGCGCCATTATCCCGGCAAACAATATCAAAGGGACGACGATACCAAAAGGACTGGAGGTCACGGGGGCAGATAAACTCAGCAAAGTGCTGGATCTTGTCCTGTAG
- a CDS encoding ABC transporter permease, which yields MSAVEAYMLFPIRALGRYSLLMTQAFGSLHEVNVYRKNLFDQCVKIGIESIPIVALAAAFSGAVTTVQTAYQLTSPLYPKSIIGAIVAPSMILELGAVVTGFILTGRVGARIAAELGTMRVTEQIDALEAMGLNSIGYLIIPRVLAGVFMFPVLYMAAVFVGVGGGIFVADAGGWLAAGEFIDGAREFFNPFDPVFGVIKSLVFGFLITSISCYKGYYTGGGAEGVGRSTTQAAVTSCVYILLADLLLAITLL from the coding sequence ATGTCTGCAGTTGAAGCGTACATGCTGTTTCCCATCCGCGCGCTGGGCCGATACAGTTTGCTCATGACGCAAGCCTTTGGTTCGCTGCACGAGGTAAATGTATATCGGAAAAACCTCTTTGACCAGTGTGTCAAGATTGGCATTGAGTCTATTCCCATTGTTGCACTGGCAGCTGCCTTCTCTGGCGCAGTAACCACCGTGCAAACAGCCTATCAGTTAACGTCACCGCTCTATCCTAAATCGATTATTGGTGCCATCGTCGCGCCTTCCATGATTCTTGAGTTGGGCGCTGTGGTAACCGGGTTTATTCTGACGGGCAGGGTCGGGGCGCGTATAGCTGCTGAACTGGGGACCATGCGGGTAACCGAGCAGATCGATGCCCTGGAGGCGATGGGGTTGAATTCAATTGGCTATCTGATTATCCCCCGTGTACTGGCCGGCGTTTTCATGTTTCCTGTCTTGTATATGGCGGCCGTATTTGTTGGTGTTGGCGGCGGTATTTTTGTTGCTGATGCCGGCGGCTGGCTTGCTGCCGGTGAGTTTATCGACGGCGCACGCGAATTTTTTAATCCGTTTGATCCCGTATTTGGTGTGATCAAGTCCCTCGTATTTGGCTTTCTTATTACGTCTATATCCTGTTATAAGGGATATTACACAGGCGGCGGTGCAGAAGGAGTGGGCCGGAGTACAACGCAGGCTGCAGTAACCAGTTGTGTGTACATCCTGCTGGCGGACCTGCTGCTGGCCATTACGCTGTTATGA
- a CDS encoding ABC transporter ATP-binding protein, which produces MIQTENLHKSFHDNHVLKGIDLEIQDGETFAIIGRSGSGKSVLMKHLIGLIKPDSGRVLIDGLDINNLAYKELRKVRQQFGVLFQGGALFDSMSAFDNVAFPLRTFTRRSESEIKREVLECLEMVELPEVGPLMPSELSGGMKKRVALARAIALRPHYIFYDEPNTGLDPETSNTIDDLITGLRKRLNITSIVVTHDMHSVLTIADRAGFIHQGHLHWVGTVEELHNSDDKTLLDFVKANEYQIGRSDARSISKSPSY; this is translated from the coding sequence ATGATCCAGACCGAAAATCTACATAAGAGCTTCCACGATAACCACGTGTTAAAGGGGATTGACCTGGAAATCCAGGACGGTGAAACCTTTGCCATCATCGGGCGATCCGGTTCGGGCAAAAGCGTTTTGATGAAACACCTCATTGGCCTCATCAAACCAGATTCTGGCCGGGTGCTCATTGACGGGCTGGATATCAACAACCTCGCGTACAAAGAGCTGCGCAAGGTGCGGCAGCAATTTGGTGTACTGTTTCAGGGGGGCGCATTGTTTGACTCCATGTCAGCGTTCGACAATGTGGCCTTCCCGCTGCGTACGTTTACGCGCCGTTCGGAAAGTGAAATCAAGCGGGAAGTGCTTGAATGCCTAGAAATGGTTGAACTTCCGGAAGTTGGTCCTTTGATGCCATCTGAATTGTCGGGTGGGATGAAAAAACGTGTTGCGCTGGCCCGTGCGATTGCACTCCGGCCGCACTACATTTTCTACGATGAGCCCAATACGGGCCTCGACCCAGAGACATCCAATACCATCGATGACTTGATCACAGGACTCCGGAAACGCCTCAATATCACCAGTATTGTAGTCACGCACGATATGCACTCTGTGCTGACCATTGCTGACCGCGCTGGCTTCATCCACCAGGGACACCTGCATTGGGTGGGTACGGTGGAAGAGCTGCACAACAGCGACGATAAAACGCTGCTGGATTTTGTGAAAGCAAACGAATACCAGATTGGCCGCTCAGATGCGCGCTCAATTTCAAAATCACCATCATACTGA
- a CDS encoding MlaD family protein yields MNYSNELKVGIAIVVSLLIFFLGTRFFEDIPLFKGTYTLNTEFSDARGMITGNAVRISGVKIGSVLDVNLNPETNRVGIEMRINSKFRVPEGSTTEITGIDALGAVQLVINPGPIENDAVPDGGFIEGKEEEDIFTSLTDKAPQLIGQVDSVLTGLDQTLGNADLLMEPGGDLQVMLHSLKNSAASVEHLLRTERSRLSSVLANVDTLTTELSGLSGTASDSLALITGNMNALMEELSYSLDSIDSTLHSLDSVLGKIDRGDGTLGLLVNDPNLYYRIDSTVTNMNALLVDLKENPVRYMRALRLVDIF; encoded by the coding sequence GTGAACTACTCGAATGAATTAAAAGTAGGGATTGCTATTGTGGTCTCCCTGCTCATTTTCTTTCTCGGTACCCGGTTCTTTGAAGATATTCCGTTGTTCAAAGGCACCTATACGTTGAATACAGAATTCAGCGATGCACGTGGCATGATCACGGGCAATGCTGTTCGTATTAGCGGTGTGAAAATTGGCAGTGTGCTCGATGTCAATCTGAACCCCGAAACCAACCGGGTGGGTATTGAGATGCGGATTAACTCAAAATTTCGCGTCCCGGAAGGCTCTACTACAGAGATTACCGGTATTGATGCCCTTGGCGCTGTGCAACTTGTCATTAATCCGGGGCCCATCGAAAATGACGCTGTGCCCGACGGTGGCTTTATAGAAGGAAAGGAGGAGGAAGACATCTTCACCAGCCTTACTGATAAAGCACCGCAGCTCATCGGTCAGGTTGACAGCGTGTTAACGGGTCTGGATCAGACACTGGGTAATGCAGATCTGCTCATGGAGCCGGGCGGAGATTTGCAGGTGATGCTGCACTCCCTGAAAAACAGTGCTGCTTCCGTCGAGCATCTTTTGCGCACGGAGCGTAGCCGGCTCAGTAGCGTGCTGGCCAATGTAGATACCCTTACAACAGAACTTAGCGGCCTTTCTGGCACCGCCAGCGATTCACTCGCCCTGATCACGGGCAACATGAACGCGTTGATGGAAGAACTTTCATACAGCCTTGATTCCATCGATTCAACCCTGCATAGCCTCGATTCCGTTCTTGGTAAAATAGACAGGGGAGATGGAACGCTTGGATTACTTGTTAATGACCCCAACCTGTACTACCGAATCGATTCGACCGTTACCAATATGAATGCCCTGTTAGTAGATTTGAAAGAGAATCCTGTCAGGTACATGCGGGCCCTGCGGTTGGTTGATATATTTTAA
- a CDS encoding DinB family protein, with the protein MLKRFSFIAVLAFAFTINASAQSTFHSTFLSSYDAATGKIMQLADAFSDEQYDWRPAEGVRSVSEAMMHVASANFFFASMLGAEMPEGINPQEFEAKIKTKAEASKMLKKSINLARKAVENTSLEAMEEEIDLFGNQTQRMRLVLLVGDHANEHLGQLIAYARSAGVVPPWSN; encoded by the coding sequence ATGTTAAAACGCTTTAGTTTTATCGCTGTACTTGCATTCGCATTTACGATTAATGCTTCTGCACAGTCTACCTTCCACTCCACATTTTTGAGCAGCTACGACGCAGCAACTGGCAAAATTATGCAGCTTGCTGATGCTTTTTCTGATGAGCAGTACGACTGGCGCCCTGCAGAAGGTGTTCGCTCTGTCTCTGAAGCAATGATGCACGTTGCTAGCGCAAACTTCTTTTTTGCTTCCATGCTTGGCGCAGAAATGCCAGAAGGTATTAATCCGCAAGAATTTGAAGCAAAAATCAAAACCAAAGCTGAAGCCAGCAAAATGCTGAAAAAGTCTATCAACCTTGCCCGCAAGGCTGTTGAGAATACTTCGCTCGAAGCGATGGAAGAAGAGATTGACCTCTTTGGCAACCAGACGCAGCGTATGCGTCTGGTGTTGCTGGTTGGTGATCACGCCAATGAGCATCTTGGCCAGTTGATTGCCTATGCACGCTCTGCAGGTGTTGTACCACCATGGAGCAACTAA
- a CDS encoding HD domain-containing protein — MPTYDESLALFHEWTQTESLRKHAYAVEAGMAFYANHFGEDPELWRMTGLLHDMDYEKHQTPEEHPFVGVKVLRGLGYPEIMLEAILGHATYSGVARTTKLAKTLFAVDELAGFITAVAYVRPDGLNGMKPKSVKKKLKDKRFAAAVSREDIHEGVADLGLELDTHIANVIAGMQASAERLGF; from the coding sequence ATGCCGACTTACGACGAATCCCTGGCTCTTTTTCATGAATGGACGCAGACCGAAAGCCTGCGTAAACATGCCTATGCTGTGGAGGCCGGCATGGCATTCTATGCCAACCACTTTGGCGAAGACCCCGAGCTCTGGCGAATGACTGGCCTTTTACACGACATGGACTATGAAAAGCATCAAACGCCGGAAGAACACCCCTTTGTCGGCGTGAAAGTCTTACGCGGTCTGGGCTATCCGGAAATTATGCTTGAGGCAATTCTTGGGCATGCAACGTACAGCGGAGTTGCCCGTACGACGAAACTGGCTAAAACGCTATTTGCAGTAGATGAACTCGCTGGGTTTATTACTGCAGTGGCCTACGTTCGCCCGGATGGATTAAATGGTATGAAACCAAAATCTGTGAAAAAGAAGCTGAAAGACAAGCGTTTTGCAGCTGCTGTTAGCCGGGAAGATATCCATGAAGGCGTAGCGGACCTTGGCCTTGAACTGGATACCCACATTGCAAATGTGATTGCCGGCATGCAGGCAAGCGCTGAAAGGCTAGGCTTTTAA
- a CDS encoding DUF445 family protein: MAENKADKASNGDMAPAEDAGRPGEVVVETLPAVRNTTRERAIDLKNLFSKYIRRYMPERVGEESSFPEPPRMVGSYAQLLPLMRLIPWILAAFFVVSAFWDFDGITFTLFGQTLQLEGLVRIISVSGMIGFLTNWLAITMLFNPRERRPLLGQGLIPEQRERVIYRMASTISEELINADIIKQKIEESGIIPKYREMALSVTKSVIDDPDFREELKGIISNYVDEVVGSEDVRSRLVEFIVGKIEEYAGEGLGGFALRTYRMINEGDFQRRIEDAVEQLPSSVDTFLDEMDHLLDAVPEKIEARSQDIEQAASAMITTFVDNIDLYSMIESNMQRYDDRKLEELLKRATNEQLNYIKYLGGVLGCIGGLVIWQPTLSLIAFGIIGSILYGIDELLYRRQKRLQPAEEN, from the coding sequence ATGGCAGAAAATAAAGCGGATAAAGCGTCCAATGGGGACATGGCGCCGGCAGAAGACGCCGGGCGTCCTGGTGAGGTGGTTGTTGAAACCCTGCCCGCCGTCCGAAATACGACGCGGGAGCGGGCAATAGACCTGAAAAACCTGTTTAGTAAATATATCCGCAGGTATATGCCTGAGCGTGTTGGAGAGGAATCTTCATTCCCGGAGCCGCCGCGCATGGTGGGTTCTTATGCGCAGTTGCTGCCGTTGATGCGTCTTATCCCATGGATTCTTGCAGCCTTTTTTGTGGTCTCTGCATTTTGGGATTTTGATGGCATCACCTTTACGTTGTTTGGGCAAACGTTGCAGCTGGAGGGGTTGGTGCGCATCATTTCTGTTAGTGGGATGATTGGTTTTCTGACCAATTGGCTTGCCATCACGATGCTTTTTAATCCGCGTGAACGCCGGCCGTTGTTGGGGCAGGGCTTGATTCCCGAGCAACGTGAGCGCGTAATTTATCGGATGGCATCAACCATTTCCGAGGAGTTGATCAACGCCGACATCATTAAACAGAAAATTGAGGAAAGCGGCATCATCCCCAAATACCGGGAAATGGCCCTGTCGGTTACCAAGAGCGTGATTGACGACCCTGATTTTCGGGAAGAGCTTAAAGGGATCATCTCAAACTATGTCGATGAAGTAGTCGGCTCTGAAGACGTACGCAGCCGGCTTGTTGAGTTTATTGTCGGTAAAATTGAGGAGTATGCAGGGGAGGGGCTGGGCGGTTTTGCCCTGCGTACCTACCGCATGATCAATGAAGGCGATTTCCAACGCCGCATTGAAGACGCTGTTGAGCAACTGCCTTCTTCTGTGGATACGTTCCTGGACGAAATGGACCACCTGCTCGACGCTGTACCTGAAAAAATAGAGGCGCGTTCGCAGGATATTGAACAAGCTGCTTCTGCGATGATTACCACGTTTGTTGATAACATCGACTTGTACAGCATGATTGAGAGCAACATGCAGCGGTACGATGACCGCAAGCTTGAAGAATTACTCAAGCGGGCAACAAACGAACAACTCAATTACATCAAATACCTTGGCGGTGTGCTTGGATGTATTGGTGGCCTGGTTATCTGGCAGCCAACCCTCTCGCTGATTGCTTTTGGTATCATTGGCAGCATCCTGTACGGGATAGATGAACTGCTTTACCGTCGCCAAAAAAGATTGCAGCCGGCAGAAGAGAACTAA
- the dusB gene encoding tRNA dihydrouridine synthase DusB: MKIGSIDFGERPLFLAPMEDVSDPPFRLICKRLGADMLYTEFISSGGLIYDARDSLKKLDIYEKERPVGIQIFGGNIEQVREATKIVDAVGPDLIDINFGCPVKKVVCKDGGAGILRNLPKMKAITEAVIEGATRPVTVKTRLGWNDQTIKIVEVAQMLESVGVAALAVHARTRQQMYKGEARWQWLKKIREESGISMPLIGNGDATSPEKVKAMFDITGVDAVMIGRGAIGNPWIFKQAKAFLETGEILPPPSWEERVQVVAEHLTLKCEWLGERKGVLEMRRMYGGYFKGFRNASMLRACIMEESTLEGVLEVLLNFAENEHELKISRFKMPKPITGVKKVELPPPHVAA, translated from the coding sequence ATGAAAATAGGTTCTATCGATTTTGGAGAGCGTCCCCTCTTCCTCGCCCCCATGGAAGATGTGAGCGATCCTCCCTTTCGCCTCATTTGCAAGAGGCTCGGGGCTGATATGCTGTATACAGAATTCATTTCTTCAGGCGGCCTGATCTACGATGCACGCGACTCACTAAAGAAGCTAGACATCTACGAGAAAGAGCGGCCCGTTGGTATCCAGATCTTTGGGGGTAACATCGAACAGGTCCGGGAAGCGACTAAAATTGTTGATGCTGTGGGCCCAGATCTGATTGACATCAACTTTGGTTGCCCGGTTAAAAAGGTAGTGTGCAAAGATGGCGGCGCCGGCATTTTACGCAACCTGCCCAAAATGAAAGCCATTACGGAGGCCGTGATCGAAGGAGCTACCCGTCCGGTTACTGTAAAAACGCGGCTTGGCTGGAACGATCAAACCATCAAGATTGTCGAGGTCGCACAGATGCTTGAATCTGTTGGCGTGGCGGCGCTGGCAGTACACGCGCGCACCCGGCAGCAGATGTACAAAGGGGAAGCACGCTGGCAGTGGCTCAAGAAAATTCGCGAAGAGAGTGGCATTTCCATGCCGCTGATTGGAAACGGCGATGCAACCTCTCCGGAGAAAGTCAAAGCCATGTTCGACATCACGGGCGTGGATGCCGTTATGATTGGTCGAGGCGCCATCGGCAATCCCTGGATTTTCAAACAAGCGAAGGCGTTTCTCGAAACGGGGGAAATATTACCACCGCCATCATGGGAAGAACGCGTACAGGTGGTTGCTGAGCATCTTACGCTAAAATGTGAGTGGCTAGGAGAACGGAAAGGCGTGCTGGAAATGCGGCGTATGTATGGCGGCTACTTCAAAGGCTTCAGAAATGCCAGCATGCTGCGTGCCTGCATCATGGAAGAGTCTACGCTGGAAGGCGTACTCGAAGTCCTGCTCAATTTTGCTGAAAATGAGCACGAGTTGAAAATCTCGCGTTTCAAAATGCCAAAGCCGATCACGGGCGTTAAGAAAGTAGAACTTCCCCCGCCCCATGTAGCAGCCTAG
- a CDS encoding PLD nuclease N-terminal domain-containing protein has translation MLTQKRAIVPFLILAGLTLFISGCGGPNLFDSLFNFGSYGICWAIVVILDIIALVEVSGSSRSTGDKLVWAALIIFFPFLGCLLYYLVARKK, from the coding sequence ATGCTTACGCAAAAAAGAGCTATCGTACCGTTTCTGATTCTTGCTGGCTTGACCCTTTTTATTTCAGGTTGCGGTGGTCCGAACCTGTTTGATTCGCTCTTCAACTTTGGCAGCTACGGCATTTGTTGGGCCATCGTTGTAATCCTCGATATTATTGCCCTGGTCGAAGTATCAGGCAGCTCACGCAGTACAGGTGACAAGCTTGTCTGGGCAGCGTTGATCATCTTCTTCCCGTTCCTCGGTTGCTTGTTGTATTACCTGGTGGCGCGGAAAAAATA